One genomic segment of Oligoflexus sp. includes these proteins:
- a CDS encoding ATP-binding protein, producing MQLLLGKRNALWFGGILLVLLAIGILSYVGALTVNSTTAARGQSRLYIYLTESLLNALSEAESSQRGFLLSEDTVYLKPFEEARLRLEPLMQRLKDFDGTERKASLQKVEELIAEKFLEMDQTLQLARTGHKDEAMKVFADGSGRIYMIGIRSELLRLKADEEIRQKSLAESVETLQKRMTFWVCGGSVCAFVLVIVAFALVNRELLQRKTIELHLRDQEAQLQEAQSAAHLGSWVFHSATGKLEWSRELWRVLGLEPSDAERTLDDFIHLVHPDDRAFFFQLKTRIQAHDLEPFQQDLRILWSNGQLRHGLATGRIRKDAAGNTHGLIVTVQDITERKRIEEELQKEQARLGAIIATQFDIATAGLSLDKVMRKVASRTETLTGADGAVIELLEGDEMVYRATSGMIAGREGLRLKAGDSLSGLSVRENKILICDDSETDPRVDRNACRTLGVRSMVVFPLCFEEKTVGVLKVMSQHASRFRDRDVETLQLIGGLLSSSMAYASQFEAKQAAEEVANEASRMKSAFLANMSHEIRTPINGIIGMSSLLEDTQLDEMQREYMSTIQRSAEALLTIVNDILDFSKIEAGKLELEVIDFDLDQVISDIGKLMSFTARRKGLQFLVKSPKAWPSLFRGDQGRLRQVLLNLLSNAIKFTSVGRIELRIAQSGEQDRAVRIRFEIEDTGIGIAEDKQKLLFQAFSQADASTTRRFGGTGLGLSICKQIVELMKGRIGMSSREGRGSIFWFEVELEKSCVRDTPTPDKLAGVKSLSTSKRILIAEDNAVNQRVALGYLQKLGYRCDAVGNGQEAIQALEEHRYDLVLMDCQMPEMDGYEATQAIRSRTTAFAQIPIVAMTANAVKGDRERCLEAGMNDYITKPIKLRELSLALKRWLDNESSEVPVTDAAVSDSCAVLDRDVIESIRQLAATAGNNFLEELIGIFVSTTPPRIELMLQALQDDVRVTIRKEAHGLRSASGHLGLVRMEALCQEIEESAEDMEKAALQSLLSKLRQSYEESRLALQELDKAS from the coding sequence ATGCAATTGCTCCTCGGAAAGCGAAATGCACTATGGTTCGGCGGGATCCTGCTCGTCCTGCTGGCCATCGGAATTCTTTCCTATGTCGGAGCTTTAACGGTCAACTCCACGACCGCCGCTCGCGGCCAGTCCCGGCTTTACATTTACCTTACGGAATCCCTGCTCAATGCCCTTTCCGAAGCCGAGTCCAGCCAGCGCGGATTTCTTCTGAGCGAAGACACCGTCTATCTTAAACCCTTTGAAGAGGCCCGACTTCGCCTTGAACCTCTGATGCAAAGGCTGAAAGACTTCGATGGCACGGAACGCAAAGCCAGCCTTCAGAAAGTCGAAGAGCTGATCGCCGAAAAATTCCTGGAGATGGATCAGACGCTGCAGCTGGCCAGGACGGGGCACAAGGACGAGGCCATGAAAGTCTTCGCGGATGGGTCCGGTCGCATCTATATGATCGGGATTCGCAGCGAGCTTCTGCGCCTGAAGGCCGATGAAGAGATTCGGCAAAAAAGCCTGGCGGAATCCGTCGAGACTCTGCAGAAGCGCATGACCTTTTGGGTCTGCGGAGGATCTGTCTGCGCTTTTGTCCTCGTGATCGTGGCCTTTGCGCTGGTGAATCGCGAGCTGCTGCAACGTAAAACGATTGAATTGCACCTCCGTGATCAGGAGGCGCAGCTGCAGGAGGCGCAAAGCGCGGCTCACCTCGGCAGCTGGGTGTTCCATTCGGCTACGGGAAAATTGGAATGGTCGCGCGAACTGTGGCGGGTGCTCGGGCTGGAACCCAGTGATGCCGAGCGCACGCTTGATGATTTCATCCATCTCGTTCACCCCGATGATCGAGCTTTTTTCTTTCAGCTTAAAACACGCATTCAGGCCCATGATCTTGAGCCCTTTCAGCAGGATCTTCGGATTCTTTGGAGTAACGGCCAGCTGCGCCATGGGCTGGCCACGGGCCGCATACGGAAAGATGCTGCGGGGAACACGCACGGCCTGATCGTCACCGTACAGGACATCACCGAACGTAAAAGAATCGAAGAGGAACTCCAAAAAGAGCAGGCGCGGCTGGGGGCCATCATAGCCACGCAGTTCGACATCGCCACCGCGGGCCTAAGCCTCGATAAAGTCATGCGCAAGGTCGCCTCCCGCACGGAGACTTTAACCGGCGCTGACGGGGCCGTGATCGAGCTTTTGGAAGGTGATGAGATGGTCTATCGTGCGACCAGCGGCATGATAGCTGGACGTGAAGGCCTTCGTTTGAAAGCCGGCGACAGCCTCTCCGGGCTTTCCGTCCGGGAAAATAAAATTCTGATCTGCGATGACAGTGAAACCGACCCGCGCGTGGATAGGAATGCCTGCCGCACCCTGGGTGTGCGGTCGATGGTCGTGTTCCCGCTTTGCTTCGAAGAGAAGACGGTGGGTGTTCTGAAAGTGATGTCGCAGCATGCTTCCCGCTTCCGTGATCGTGATGTCGAAACCCTGCAGCTGATCGGCGGTCTTTTGTCCAGCTCCATGGCCTATGCGTCCCAGTTTGAAGCCAAGCAGGCCGCCGAGGAAGTGGCGAACGAGGCCTCGCGCATGAAGTCGGCTTTCCTTGCGAACATGAGCCATGAAATCCGCACGCCCATCAATGGCATCATCGGCATGAGCAGTCTTTTGGAGGACACGCAGCTCGACGAGATGCAGCGCGAATACATGTCGACCATTCAAAGGTCCGCCGAGGCCCTTTTAACCATCGTGAATGATATCCTCGATTTTTCCAAGATCGAAGCCGGCAAGCTTGAATTGGAAGTGATCGACTTTGATCTGGATCAGGTGATCTCGGATATCGGAAAGTTGATGTCGTTCACCGCCCGGCGCAAGGGTCTGCAGTTCCTCGTCAAGAGTCCGAAGGCATGGCCCAGCCTTTTTCGGGGCGATCAGGGGCGACTCCGCCAGGTGCTGCTGAATCTTCTGAGCAATGCGATCAAGTTCACTAGCGTCGGCCGTATCGAGCTGCGCATTGCCCAGTCGGGCGAACAGGATCGAGCCGTCCGCATCCGCTTTGAAATCGAGGATACGGGCATAGGGATCGCCGAGGACAAACAAAAGCTTTTATTTCAGGCATTTTCCCAGGCCGATGCGTCCACGACAAGGCGCTTTGGAGGAACGGGGTTGGGTCTTTCCATCTGCAAGCAAATCGTGGAGCTGATGAAAGGCCGCATCGGTATGAGCAGCCGCGAAGGCCGGGGCTCGATCTTCTGGTTTGAAGTTGAATTGGAAAAGAGTTGCGTCCGCGACACGCCGACTCCGGATAAGCTGGCGGGAGTGAAATCGCTGTCCACGTCGAAGCGCATTCTGATCGCGGAAGATAACGCGGTCAATCAGAGAGTGGCCCTTGGGTATCTGCAAAAGCTCGGCTACCGCTGTGATGCGGTCGGGAACGGGCAGGAGGCGATCCAGGCCCTTGAAGAGCATAGGTATGACCTTGTGCTCATGGACTGTCAGATGCCAGAGATGGACGGTTACGAAGCCACTCAGGCGATTCGTTCGCGCACGACGGCTTTTGCCCAAATTCCCATAGTTGCCATGACCGCCAATGCTGTGAAAGGCGATCGGGAACGCTGTCTCGAAGCCGGAATGAACGATTACATCACCAAGCCGATCAAACTGCGGGAACTGTCCCTGGCCTTGAAACGCTGGCTGGACAATGAGTCGTCAGAAGTCCCGGTGACTGACGCGGCCGTTTCCGATTCCTGTGCCGTCCTTGATCGTGATGTTATAGAGAGCATTCGTCAACTGGCTGCGACGGCGGGCAATAA
- a CDS encoding PAS domain S-box protein, with protein sequence MKSPLIRVNSMNSPEPGSDSVINTFALFAGAVKDYAIFLLDAQGYVQTWNPGAERMQGYKADEIIGKHFSTFYPLHLIERRHPQYELKMAAEEGSYEEEGQRLRKDGSSFWAAVTITALKDNDGQLIGYAKITRDITDKKVTEQQLRESEERMRLLIEAVKDYAIFMIDLDGRIMSWNSGAHRLNGYTADEVIGKPLDIFYTQEALALGYPHCELEAAMRDGHYEEEGIRKRKDGSTYWANVVLTSLRDHEGQLRGFAKVTRDITERKIAEEELKNAHSDLERRVQQRTSELLGAVERLQKEIQERKAVEEELVKAKEAALASNVAKSAFLANMSHEIRTPLGAVLGFSELLLQPDLPEEERTLYLETLKRNSNVLLTIINDILDLSKVESGKFQVTKTTVDLKDFLNEAVAVLSLKADEKGLEFLVEAEGSMPRTIETDPVRLKQILFNIVGNAIKFTSKGSVTLTVKSLTQLRGAPHLAIDVTDTGPGISAENVKNLFEPFVQVDSSLTRQFGGTGLGLALSRRLAQALGGDVVLTESTPGQGSTFTITIDSGHTPKRTRLFQSSKGETPASPSGTAESRPQRESLKATRVLLVEDLADNRLLIGSILRKLGLEVDWAENGCEGMEKALSGNYDVIFMDLQMPIMDGYEATLELRKRGYGKPIVAVTAHAMNEDREKVMRSGFNAHLTKPIDQQTLWNSLVDLNTREG encoded by the coding sequence ATGAAATCTCCACTCATCCGGGTCAATAGCATGAATTCTCCAGAGCCAGGCTCCGATAGCGTCATCAATACCTTCGCCTTATTCGCGGGGGCCGTGAAGGATTACGCAATTTTCCTCCTGGATGCCCAGGGCTATGTTCAGACCTGGAATCCGGGAGCGGAGCGGATGCAAGGCTACAAAGCGGACGAAATCATCGGCAAACACTTTTCGACCTTCTATCCGCTCCATCTGATCGAGCGGCGTCATCCTCAGTACGAGCTGAAAATGGCGGCTGAAGAAGGCAGCTATGAAGAAGAGGGCCAGCGTCTGCGTAAGGACGGTTCTTCTTTCTGGGCTGCCGTGACGATTACGGCTTTGAAGGATAACGACGGGCAGCTGATCGGTTACGCGAAAATCACCCGCGACATCACCGATAAGAAGGTCACCGAGCAGCAGCTGCGCGAGAGTGAAGAACGTATGCGGCTCTTGATCGAAGCGGTCAAAGACTACGCGATCTTCATGATCGATCTGGATGGTCGCATCATGAGCTGGAATTCAGGCGCCCACCGCTTGAATGGCTACACGGCGGACGAGGTGATCGGCAAGCCCTTGGATATCTTTTACACCCAGGAAGCCCTGGCTTTGGGATATCCGCACTGCGAACTGGAAGCGGCCATGCGCGATGGTCATTACGAAGAGGAAGGTATTCGCAAGCGCAAGGACGGATCCACGTACTGGGCGAATGTCGTCCTTACCTCCCTGCGTGACCATGAAGGCCAGCTGCGCGGTTTTGCCAAAGTCACCCGTGATATCACCGAGCGAAAAATCGCGGAAGAAGAGCTGAAGAACGCGCACAGCGATTTGGAGCGCCGCGTTCAGCAGAGGACGTCCGAGCTTTTGGGAGCTGTGGAGCGACTGCAGAAGGAGATTCAAGAACGGAAGGCCGTGGAAGAGGAGCTTGTGAAAGCCAAGGAGGCTGCGCTGGCATCGAACGTCGCGAAAAGCGCGTTCCTGGCGAATATGAGTCACGAGATCCGAACGCCCTTGGGGGCCGTGCTGGGTTTTTCCGAACTCTTGCTGCAGCCGGATTTGCCAGAAGAGGAACGCACGCTTTACCTGGAAACTTTGAAGCGGAATAGCAATGTTCTTCTGACCATCATCAATGACATCCTCGATCTTTCCAAAGTGGAGTCCGGTAAATTCCAGGTGACGAAGACGACTGTCGATCTGAAGGATTTCCTAAACGAGGCCGTGGCCGTCCTGAGTCTGAAAGCCGATGAAAAGGGTTTGGAATTCCTGGTGGAAGCCGAGGGGTCCATGCCGCGCACCATTGAAACCGATCCTGTGCGTTTGAAGCAGATACTTTTCAATATAGTCGGCAATGCCATCAAGTTCACAAGCAAGGGTAGCGTGACCCTGACCGTGAAATCCTTGACCCAGCTGCGCGGTGCCCCGCATCTGGCGATTGACGTCACCGATACCGGACCGGGCATTTCCGCCGAAAACGTCAAAAATCTTTTCGAGCCCTTCGTGCAGGTGGACTCGTCCCTTACGCGGCAATTCGGTGGAACCGGCTTAGGCCTTGCGCTGTCCCGCCGACTGGCGCAGGCGTTGGGCGGGGATGTGGTGCTGACCGAATCGACTCCAGGGCAGGGCAGCACGTTCACCATCACGATCGATTCGGGGCATACACCGAAGCGAACCCGACTTTTCCAAAGTTCGAAGGGTGAGACCCCGGCGTCGCCTTCGGGCACGGCGGAGAGTCGACCGCAGAGAGAGAGTCTCAAAGCGACCAGGGTCCTTTTGGTCGAAGACCTTGCCGACAATCGCCTGCTGATCGGCAGCATACTCAGAAAGCTGGGCTTGGAAGTCGACTGGGCCGAGAACGGCTGCGAAGGCATGGAAAAAGCCCTGAGCGGCAACTATGATGTGATCTTCATGGATCTTCAGATGCCTATCATGGACGGCTACGAAGCCACCCTGGAGCTGCGAAAACGCGGTTATGGAAAACCCATCGTCGCGGTCACCGCCCACGCGATGAACGAGGATCGGGAGAAGGTGATGAGATCGGGATTCAACGCCCATCTCACCAAGCCTATCGATCAGCAGACCTTATGGAATAGCCTTGTGGATTTGAACACGCGGGAAGGTTAG
- a CDS encoding PAS domain-containing protein: protein MELSEHMIPKSECSRLPLGTLNVTELLSRPQRAPDYAAENQALVSLAESLANRSDDIFQRLAQHALTLCGAHSAGISLLDEENGQPVFRWRAIQGKLEPFVNCTMPRYFSPCGDVVDGNKPLLIQNPVLHYQSLSGLDLELGLDLCEALLVPFQNGEKAVGTLWVVAHDHHKHFVQDDLRCLESLCKFASASVMALENIKNLESTSQKLKDVQLRMDTALGIGAIATWVWDIDSNRVYADHNLANLFGVAACDADGGQVETFLDAIHPDDRDAVRLRIQKSLESREAYEAEYRIEGEGQPLRWVSARGRVMERDGVKGTRLIGVVVDVTERRKMEDQLRIKTEQLAEASQRKDEFLATLSHELRSPLNIIQGHTELLRLETPGTPEFGLPHHHRENAARHIRLRSQGYCGGCHAGHSIRSGCEIHPPSL from the coding sequence ATGGAACTGTCAGAGCACATGATCCCGAAGTCAGAGTGTTCACGTCTACCGCTGGGCACCTTGAATGTGACTGAGCTGCTGTCACGACCGCAGCGCGCCCCCGATTACGCGGCGGAGAATCAAGCTCTGGTGTCGCTGGCCGAATCTCTCGCCAACCGTTCCGATGATATCTTTCAAAGGCTCGCGCAGCATGCGCTTACTCTTTGCGGGGCACATTCGGCCGGCATCAGCCTTCTGGACGAGGAAAACGGCCAGCCCGTATTTCGTTGGCGGGCGATTCAGGGAAAACTGGAGCCCTTCGTCAATTGCACAATGCCACGATATTTCTCACCCTGCGGCGATGTCGTCGATGGGAACAAACCGCTCCTGATCCAAAACCCCGTCCTTCATTATCAAAGTCTATCAGGCCTTGATTTGGAGCTTGGTTTGGACCTTTGCGAGGCCCTGCTGGTACCCTTTCAAAACGGCGAAAAGGCTGTCGGCACGCTTTGGGTGGTTGCGCATGATCATCACAAGCATTTCGTTCAGGACGATCTGCGCTGTCTCGAAAGCCTTTGCAAGTTTGCCTCGGCCTCGGTGATGGCGCTGGAGAATATCAAAAACCTCGAATCGACCAGCCAGAAACTGAAGGATGTCCAGCTTCGCATGGATACCGCACTTGGAATCGGAGCCATCGCCACCTGGGTGTGGGATATCGACTCCAATCGCGTCTATGCGGATCACAATCTCGCCAACCTCTTCGGCGTCGCCGCATGTGATGCGGACGGTGGCCAAGTCGAGACTTTTCTGGACGCCATCCACCCGGACGATCGTGATGCGGTGAGACTACGAATTCAAAAGTCCCTGGAATCGAGAGAGGCCTATGAAGCGGAGTATCGCATCGAAGGCGAAGGCCAGCCTCTCCGCTGGGTATCCGCGCGGGGCCGCGTGATGGAACGGGATGGCGTCAAGGGCACCCGCCTCATCGGTGTGGTCGTCGACGTGACCGAACGCCGGAAAATGGAAGACCAGCTGCGCATCAAGACCGAGCAGCTGGCTGAAGCGTCGCAACGGAAGGATGAATTCCTTGCGACGCTTTCCCATGAACTCCGCTCGCCCCTGAACATTATTCAAGGGCACACCGAGCTGCTGCGATTGGAAACGCCGGGGACGCCGGAATTCGGTCTCCCGCATCATCACCGGGAAAATGCTGCTCGACATATCCGTCTTCGATCCCAAGGATATTGTGGTGGATGCCATGCGGGCCATTCAATTCGCAGCGGATGCGAAATCCATCCGCCTTCACTATGA
- a CDS encoding hybrid sensor histidine kinase/response regulator: protein MRAIQFAADAKSIRLHYDIEARAGMINGDRGRIQQALWNFLANAVKFSPQGSRVFIHVRLQKGYMEFSVRDQGQGITPEFLPYVFDRFNQEDGSKSRKYGGLGLGLAIVRHIAELHGGSVQAASPGKNQGCTFTLSIPVVAVVDDVHDAAAAPHQTSPRPMDDLAPRLPSYRILVVDDQIEAASLLKRSLEMLGADVITASLATQAWIELEQRPLDLLISDIGMPDVNGFDLIRTWRRREEMLGRRPIPAIALTAYGTEDDKAEILAAGFTAHLAKPAGLSELVATILRETPLRHDRT, encoded by the coding sequence ATGCGGGCCATTCAATTCGCAGCGGATGCGAAATCCATCCGCCTTCACTATGATATCGAGGCCAGGGCCGGCATGATCAACGGTGACCGCGGCCGGATCCAGCAGGCGCTTTGGAATTTTCTGGCCAATGCCGTGAAGTTTTCGCCGCAAGGCAGCCGGGTTTTCATCCACGTCCGACTCCAAAAAGGATACATGGAATTCAGCGTCAGGGATCAAGGTCAAGGCATCACGCCCGAGTTCCTTCCTTATGTCTTTGATCGCTTCAATCAGGAAGATGGCTCCAAAAGCCGTAAATATGGTGGACTCGGTTTGGGGCTCGCCATCGTCCGGCACATCGCCGAACTCCACGGCGGCTCGGTGCAGGCCGCGAGTCCCGGTAAGAATCAAGGCTGCACCTTCACCCTTTCCATCCCTGTGGTCGCCGTGGTGGATGATGTGCATGATGCAGCTGCGGCCCCTCATCAGACGAGCCCGCGACCCATGGATGATCTCGCGCCACGCCTCCCTTCGTATCGCATCCTGGTCGTGGATGATCAAATTGAAGCGGCCTCTCTGCTGAAGCGTTCCCTCGAAATGCTCGGCGCTGACGTCATCACCGCGAGCCTTGCGACCCAGGCCTGGATCGAGCTGGAGCAGCGGCCTCTCGATCTTCTGATCAGTGACATCGGCATGCCCGATGTCAACGGTTTTGATCTGATCCGAACCTGGCGTCGTCGTGAAGAGATGCTGGGACGGAGGCCGATTCCTGCCATTGCTCTGACCGCCTATGGAACAGAGGATGACAAAGCCGAGATCCTGGCGGCGGGTTTTACGGCCCATCTGGCCAAACCCGCCGGTTTAAGTGAACTCGTGGCCACGATCCTGCGGGAAACTCCCCTTCGACATGACCGTACATGA
- a CDS encoding beta-propeller domain-containing protein codes for MRYADLYLRFFLSLVLLGPLSTLENKAFAESAQEALNKALQTKPQEYAGMDYYPNCAALREDLASSFDEMWLQDKAWMSSAIGMDRPIYGVDKELENAQPAGTDAGVEGATNVQERGVDEADRFRVGDEQVFALSSDEYIQILDRQTLQPMGSLHIPGLMHTQLLTAPGRLVILGQMAGKDAQAFSLVRVYETAADAYPALIKEQRYLGSLFTSRLIGDQLLLLLSDSIPDIRVPVPFKEFQTEPWFSDPNKRQRMYQMRDQLKRRILPPIRNGELQGVACERYIRRPVRDWDLQLSKTLMINIRDVKALTGQKPEALGLIGSTDELYVTTRNMYVLKQQVQWFSPIWWGGPVPIARPQPQDERLRIQQIGLQNGFLQPRAAGQLRGRIKDRWSLHELKEGRYLAVATTTGFLGGIGGEVASNHLFIVAPDAGVQLRIRASLENFAPREDIRSVRYLGDYAYVVTFEKTDPLFAFDLSDPLHPRLLSELKIPGFSTYMHPLGDGRLLGVGFDALDQGDYSLFQGVKISLFGIADPTHINELQSPKIYGIRGSSSEVAVDPKAFFYDSKSGLIGVPIIALKEAGEWGTARDFSGALILKLEGSGLSEAARISHVEWVADACRSELDSWRWWQDQRPSLDINRVYRLGDQIVTLSRWGVKAFQVGQWQEPTLAWSFPAHEVSCQSNRF; via the coding sequence ATGCGATATGCAGATCTTTACCTAAGGTTTTTCCTCTCACTGGTCCTGCTGGGACCGCTTTCGACCCTTGAAAACAAGGCCTTTGCCGAGTCCGCCCAGGAGGCGTTGAACAAGGCTCTGCAAACGAAGCCGCAGGAATACGCTGGCATGGATTATTATCCGAACTGTGCCGCCCTGCGTGAAGACCTTGCAAGCAGCTTTGACGAAATGTGGCTTCAGGACAAGGCCTGGATGTCGTCGGCGATCGGCATGGATCGGCCCATTTACGGTGTGGATAAGGAGCTTGAAAACGCGCAGCCGGCCGGGACTGATGCCGGCGTCGAAGGCGCGACCAATGTTCAGGAACGCGGCGTGGACGAAGCCGATCGTTTTCGGGTGGGTGATGAACAGGTCTTTGCCTTAAGTTCGGATGAATACATTCAGATCCTCGATCGTCAGACTTTGCAGCCGATGGGAAGCCTTCACATTCCAGGACTCATGCATACCCAGCTGCTCACAGCCCCCGGTCGGCTTGTGATTCTGGGACAGATGGCGGGCAAGGATGCCCAGGCCTTTAGCCTTGTGCGCGTGTATGAAACCGCGGCCGATGCGTATCCCGCTCTGATCAAAGAGCAGCGTTACCTGGGATCTTTGTTTACGAGTCGGCTGATCGGTGACCAGCTTCTGCTCCTTCTGAGTGATAGCATCCCCGATATCCGTGTCCCGGTCCCTTTCAAGGAATTCCAAACCGAACCCTGGTTCTCGGATCCGAACAAACGCCAGAGGATGTATCAGATGCGGGATCAACTGAAGCGCCGCATCCTGCCGCCGATTCGGAATGGGGAACTGCAGGGTGTGGCCTGCGAACGCTACATAAGGCGGCCCGTTCGCGACTGGGATCTGCAGCTGAGCAAGACTCTTATGATCAATATCCGCGATGTCAAGGCCCTGACCGGACAAAAGCCCGAGGCCCTTGGCCTGATCGGTTCCACGGATGAACTCTATGTGACCACCCGTAATATGTATGTCCTCAAACAGCAGGTGCAGTGGTTTTCGCCCATATGGTGGGGAGGACCTGTGCCGATCGCAAGACCGCAGCCGCAGGATGAAAGACTGCGTATCCAGCAGATTGGCCTTCAGAACGGATTTTTACAGCCCCGGGCCGCGGGCCAGCTGCGGGGTCGTATCAAGGACCGCTGGTCCCTGCATGAGCTGAAGGAGGGGCGTTATCTGGCGGTTGCCACCACCACGGGATTTTTGGGCGGAATCGGGGGCGAGGTGGCCAGCAATCATCTCTTCATCGTGGCTCCGGATGCCGGCGTTCAGCTCCGTATCAGGGCCTCATTGGAAAATTTCGCGCCTCGCGAGGATATACGCTCCGTTCGCTATCTCGGGGATTATGCTTACGTGGTGACCTTCGAAAAAACCGACCCGCTGTTCGCCTTCGACTTGAGCGATCCTCTTCACCCCAGGCTTTTGAGTGAGCTGAAGATTCCCGGCTTTTCCACCTACATGCATCCTCTGGGGGATGGGCGTCTTTTGGGAGTTGGCTTTGATGCACTGGATCAGGGCGACTATTCGCTTTTTCAAGGCGTGAAGATTTCCCTTTTCGGAATCGCTGACCCGACTCACATCAATGAGCTGCAGTCGCCTAAAATTTACGGCATTCGCGGTTCGAGTTCAGAAGTGGCGGTGGATCCCAAGGCTTTCTTCTATGATTCAAAGTCCGGGCTGATCGGAGTGCCGATTATCGCTTTGAAAGAAGCTGGCGAATGGGGAACGGCGCGTGACTTCAGCGGAGCCCTGATCCTGAAACTTGAGGGTTCGGGACTATCAGAAGCCGCCCGCATCAGTCACGTGGAATGGGTTGCGGATGCATGCCGCAGCGAACTCGATAGCTGGCGCTGGTGGCAGGATCAGCGTCCGTCGCTGGACATCAATCGCGTCTATCGACTCGGCGATCAGATCGTGACGCTGTCCCGCTGGGGGGTCAAGGCCTTCCAGGTTGGACAATGGCAGGAACCCACGTTGGCTTGGAGTTTTCCAGCTCACGAAGTGTCGTGTCAGTCGAATCGTTTTTGA
- a CDS encoding BON domain-containing protein produces the protein MKLLSMLTTAGIGAALVYLYDPVSGNRRRAAVRERASKGLQDAQRFLDVSSRDLQNRSLGMLEEMRSRLAGQKVDDDKLVRRVASKLGHYMSRAKDVGITAEDGIVTLQGPIMSTEVDNVMRAIARIPGVREVHNQMELHEASADMQRSLRKKWTPARRLAVGSAGLILAASTRSLMRGRRRA, from the coding sequence ATGAAACTTCTATCAATGTTGACAACAGCTGGTATCGGAGCGGCTCTGGTTTACCTCTATGATCCGGTCAGTGGCAACCGCCGCCGCGCCGCTGTGCGCGAAAGGGCCAGCAAAGGCCTTCAGGACGCGCAAAGATTTCTGGATGTATCCAGCCGCGACCTTCAGAATCGCTCGCTCGGCATGCTGGAGGAGATGCGATCGCGTCTGGCTGGACAGAAAGTGGATGATGATAAACTCGTGCGCCGCGTCGCGTCGAAGTTGGGCCATTATATGAGCCGGGCCAAGGACGTTGGGATTACAGCCGAGGATGGAATCGTGACTCTGCAGGGGCCGATTATGAGCACCGAAGTTGACAACGTGATGCGCGCGATTGCCCGTATTCCGGGTGTGCGCGAGGTTCACAATCAAATGGAATTGCACGAGGCCTCGGCGGACATGCAGCGCAGCCTGCGTAAAAAGTGGACGCCCGCCCGCCGTCTGGCTGTCGGTTCCGCAGGATTGATTCTTGCGGCATCCACGCGATCTTTGATGCGCGGTCGCCGCCGTGCCTGA
- a CDS encoding SMP-30/gluconolactonase/LRE family protein has product MKLACHRYSLGLALSLLTLAPLAHARKIDPAPFRPEKAPALVGPYAPNEYLASAERLGGGQLQGPEEIALDAEGFVYTGTADGTIKKISRAGDVTTFAQTGGHPLGLDFDADGNLLVAEPYSGLLLVNTQGEVTTLVKEFDGQKLGLVDDVKVARNGLIYFTEASRKYPLDQYQLDFLEARPNGRLFVYNPATKETSLVMDQLYFANGIALSADQDFLVVAETSRYRLTRFWLEGPRAGEREVFLDNLPGLPDTISSNGQGTIWVAYFSVRDRLIDGLQPYPWIKGLLAKLPTQLLPKPKAYSLVVAYDENGQVLQSLHDPSGKNIGNITSVEEYNGELYMGSLGGDAIGVYTLGVAEASL; this is encoded by the coding sequence ATGAAACTCGCTTGCCATCGCTATAGTCTCGGATTGGCTCTCTCGCTCCTGACCCTGGCGCCCCTCGCGCACGCCAGGAAAATAGATCCGGCCCCCTTCCGTCCGGAAAAAGCCCCAGCTCTGGTTGGCCCCTATGCACCGAATGAATACCTGGCGTCTGCAGAAAGACTCGGCGGCGGCCAGCTGCAAGGTCCCGAGGAAATCGCGCTGGACGCGGAAGGCTTCGTTTATACCGGGACGGCCGATGGCACGATCAAAAAAATCTCCCGTGCTGGCGACGTGACCACCTTTGCGCAAACGGGTGGACACCCACTGGGTCTTGATTTTGACGCGGACGGCAACCTTCTGGTGGCCGAACCCTATTCCGGGCTCTTGCTGGTGAATACCCAAGGTGAAGTGACCACTTTGGTGAAGGAATTTGATGGTCAGAAACTGGGTCTGGTCGATGACGTGAAAGTGGCTCGCAATGGGCTCATTTATTTCACCGAAGCGAGCCGCAAATATCCTTTGGATCAGTATCAGCTTGATTTCCTGGAAGCCCGTCCTAACGGTCGTCTCTTCGTATACAATCCGGCCACGAAAGAGACCAGCCTTGTGATGGATCAGCTTTACTTTGCCAACGGCATCGCGCTGTCGGCGGATCAGGATTTCCTGGTCGTTGCGGAGACCTCGCGCTATCGCCTGACCCGCTTCTGGCTGGAAGGTCCGCGCGCGGGTGAACGTGAAGTGTTCCTCGACAATCTTCCTGGACTGCCCGATACGATTTCCTCGAATGGCCAGGGCACGATCTGGGTCGCGTATTTTTCGGTTCGCGATCGTTTGATCGATGGTCTTCAGCCATATCCTTGGATCAAAGGCCTTCTGGCCAAGCTGCCGACTCAGCTTTTGCCGAAGCCCAAGGCTTACAGCCTCGTTGTCGCCTATGATGAAAACGGTCAGGTGCTGCAGTCGCTGCATGATCCGAGCGGCAAGAATATTGGCAACATCACATCGGTCGAAGAGTATAACGGCGAGCTTTATATGGGATCGCTCGGTGGTGACGCCATCGGCGTTTACACTTTGGGTGTGGCCGAAGCCAGTCTCTGA